From Salvelinus namaycush isolate Seneca chromosome 24, SaNama_1.0, whole genome shotgun sequence, one genomic window encodes:
- the LOC120019289 gene encoding tudor domain-containing protein 15-like encodes MQEDSVFEGYVEHVLNPGAFWLRTQKRNKDFEEMMENMAKHFSQVQLDDEILENPEPGKNEDGTVFFDLFDGGININEKVKELIASQKPKEKKSSRPVTGHEGHKEQTKNKIGKTKAGQHLKPTCKGNQHHQHQNKKSSNAQKANSPKCPDAQQDWKEQSERITPFKSEESTEGKTVQHVESSSKLTETVCSVQLPKLSQLPSNPKIKSGFRGLGFVSHINTVYSFFIQMQDDEQSILKMREDLNTELFKETMGNSTLVDFRMNDLVAAEYEEDGALYRAVVTDNASNDHFKVEFVDYGNTATVTKDKTYTLTSVFLSQHRLSIPCSLLNSGSYKSDASFTDAVMGKPLMVEIVSRFGTQWEVNVEIQQDNPTLDNVTEKEEVQALCASLVDTVKKQTRVTIKDNSQSNTHSERVMFTAQGEKVLQNVSPRPSPTRHKHDICKQQDSNQLQSTTFGPSMEAVKDMAIPSQDIRAGQAESGTLLSILENGDLYLRLHRTTEQSGIRTHASRGDCDLNAAP; translated from the exons ATGCAAGAGGACTCTGTGTTTGAAGGATACGTGGAGCATGTCCTGAATCCAGGTGCGTTCTGGTTGAGAACACAGAAACGCAACAAAGACTTTGAAGAGATGATGGAGAACATGGCCAAGCACTTCAGCCAAGTGCAATTGGATGACGAAATTCTGGAGAATCCAGAGCCTG GAAAGAATGAGGATGGGACAGTCTTTTTCGATCTGTTTGATGGAGGCATAAACATCAATGAGAAAGTCAAGGAGCTCATTGCAAGTCAAAAACCAAAGGAGAAGAAAAGCAGTAGACCTGTGACTGGTCATGAAGGACACAAAGAACAAACGAAGAACAAAATTggaaaaactaaagcaggacagCACCTGAAACCCACATGCAAGGGCAACCAACATCACCAACATCAAAATAAGAAGTCTTCAAATGCTCAAAAAGCAAACTCACCAAAGTGTCCTGATGCCCAGCAAGATTGGAAAGAGCAAAGTGAAAGAATCACTCCGTTCAAATCTGAGGAAAGCACAGAAGGAAAAACAGTTCAACATGTAGAAAGTTCCTCCAAACTCACAGAAACCGTTTGCTCCGTCCAATTGCCAAAACTTTCACAACTACCCTCTAATCCCAAAATAAAATCTGGATTCCGAGGTCTGGGGTTTGTTTCCCATATCAATACCGTCTACAGCTTTTTTATCCAAATGCAAGATGATGAACAATCCATTCTGAAAATGAGAGAAGACCTCAACACTGAGCTGTTTAAAGAAACCATGGGGAACAGCACATTGGTGGACTTCAGAATGAATGACCTTGTTGCTGCTGAATATGAAGAGGATGGTGCACTCTACCGTGCAGTTGTGACAGATAATGCGTCTAATGACCATTTCAAGGTGGAGTTTGTTGACTATGGAAATACAGCCACTGTGACTAAGGACAAAACGTACACTCTGACAAGTGTTTTTTTGTCGCAGCATAGACTAAGCATACCCTGTTCATTGCTAAACAGTGGCTCTTATAAAAGTGATGCCTCTTTCACTGATGCAGTAATGGGAAAACCTCTCATGGTTGAAATTGTCAGTCGTTTTGGGACACAGTGGGAGGTTAATGTTGAGATCCAACAGGACAACCCAACACTTGACAATGTGACTGAAAAGGAAGAGGTCCAAGCTTTGTGTGCAAGCCTAGTTGACACAGTTAAAAAGCAAACAAGAGTAACCATCAAGGACAATAGCCAGTCCAATACACATTCTGAGAGGGTTATGTTCACTGCTCAAGGTGAAAAGGTCTTGCAGAATGTGTCCCCAAGGCCCTCGCCAACTAGGCACAAACATGACATTTGCAAACAGCAGGACTCCAATCAACTCCAATCAACAACCTTTGGACCGTCTATGGAGGCCGTGAAGGATATGGCCATTCCATCACAGGATATAAGAGCCGGACAGGCAGAGAGCGGGACACTGTTGTCCATCTTGGAGAATGGAGATCTATATCTGAGACTCCACAGGACCACAGAACA